The Streptomyces sp. NBC_01689 genome includes a window with the following:
- a CDS encoding AMP-binding protein, with amino-acid sequence MIVPFGARDFLDRATTVYADRIGVVDEPEQPADPWDGLTYRRIGELARAQAAGLDALGVPHGARVAVVSPNSARLLTAFFGVSGHGRVLVPVNFRLTAGEVNYIVDHSGASVVLVDPELTDRLAGITAKHRFTMGAASDAELYRFGTEPAPWRPDENATATINYTSGTTARPKGVQITHRNIWVNAVTFALHAGVTDRDVYLHTLPMFHANGWGMPFAMSALGVRQVVLRKVDGAEILRRVAEHGVTVMCAAPAVVNAVLDAARSWEGAIPGRDRVRIIVAGAPPPTRTVARVESELGWEFIQIYGLTETSPLLTVNRARAEWDGLDTQARAEHLVRAGAPALGVTLRTDEEGEILARSNVVLEGYWDQPEETARALSDGWFHTGDGGSLGEYGHLTISDRKKDVIITGGENVSSIEVEDVLFSHPAVAEVAVIGVPHEKWGETVKALVVLAPGAEVTEDELVRYSKERLAGFKAPTSVEFRDRLARTATGKLQKYRLRERYWEGHGRGVD; translated from the coding sequence ATGATCGTCCCGTTCGGGGCCCGTGATTTTCTGGACCGCGCCACGACCGTGTACGCCGACCGGATCGGCGTCGTAGACGAACCGGAGCAGCCGGCCGATCCCTGGGACGGGCTGACGTACCGGCGGATCGGCGAGCTGGCGCGCGCCCAGGCCGCAGGTCTCGACGCGCTCGGCGTGCCGCACGGCGCGCGGGTGGCGGTGGTCTCCCCCAACAGCGCGCGGCTGCTCACCGCCTTCTTCGGCGTCAGCGGTCACGGGCGGGTCCTGGTACCGGTCAACTTCCGGCTGACCGCGGGCGAGGTGAACTACATCGTCGACCACTCGGGGGCGAGCGTCGTCCTCGTCGACCCCGAACTGACCGACCGGCTGGCCGGGATCACGGCCAAGCACCGGTTCACGATGGGGGCGGCCAGCGACGCGGAGCTGTACCGGTTCGGCACCGAACCGGCGCCCTGGCGGCCCGACGAGAACGCCACCGCGACCATCAACTACACCAGCGGCACGACCGCCCGCCCCAAGGGCGTCCAGATCACCCATCGCAACATCTGGGTGAACGCGGTGACCTTCGCCCTGCACGCGGGGGTCACGGACCGCGACGTCTACCTGCACACGCTTCCGATGTTCCATGCCAACGGCTGGGGCATGCCGTTCGCGATGTCGGCCCTCGGCGTACGGCAGGTCGTCCTGCGCAAGGTCGACGGCGCCGAGATCCTGCGCCGGGTCGCGGAGCACGGCGTGACGGTCATGTGCGCGGCCCCCGCGGTCGTCAACGCGGTGCTCGACGCGGCCCGTTCCTGGGAGGGCGCGATCCCCGGCCGGGACCGGGTACGGATCATCGTCGCCGGTGCCCCGCCGCCCACCCGGACCGTCGCCCGCGTCGAGTCCGAACTGGGCTGGGAGTTCATCCAGATCTACGGCCTCACCGAGACCTCGCCCCTGCTCACGGTCAACCGCGCCCGCGCCGAGTGGGACGGACTGGACACGCAGGCGCGCGCGGAGCACCTGGTCCGGGCCGGCGCCCCCGCGCTCGGCGTCACCCTGCGCACCGACGAGGAGGGAGAGATCCTCGCCCGCTCGAACGTGGTGCTGGAGGGCTACTGGGATCAGCCCGAGGAGACCGCCCGCGCGCTGTCCGACGGCTGGTTCCACACCGGGGACGGCGGATCGCTCGGCGAGTACGGCCACCTGACCATCAGCGACCGCAAGAAGGACGTGATCATCACCGGTGGTGAGAACGTGTCCTCGATCGAGGTGGAGGACGTGCTCTTCAGCCACCCGGCGGTCGCCGAGGTCGCCGTGATCGGCGTGCCGCACGAGAAGTGGGGCGAGACGGTGAAGGCACTGGTGGTCCTCGCGCCCGGGGCCGAGGTGACGGAGGACGAACTGGTCCGGTACAGCAAGGAGCGCCTCGCCGGGTTCAAGGCGCCGACCTCCGTCGAGTTCCGGGACCGGCTGGCCCGGACGGCGACCGGCAAACTCCAGAAGTACAGACTCCGTGAGCGCTACTGGGAAGGTCACGGCCGGGGAGTCGACTGA
- a CDS encoding AMP-dependent synthetase/ligase, whose amino-acid sequence MHAFELPPPATGVMQGGLADSLFETARREPALAQVARRLDGASGIWAPITAAELWDEVQDVARGLVASGIRPGNRVAIMARTRYEWTVLSYALWTVGAELVPIYPTSSHEQVAWILRDASCVAVVVEDEQGIMTVGSACASLPALRHVWQLDAGALTQLAERGRVIPPTTVDSLRRIVLPDSTAVIAYTSGTTGTPRGCALTHRSLAGPVDTLLSGWRHTAAPPGEQPAILAFLPFSHVYGLMIQGLCLRGGILLGHEPDLGEEALSAALLSFRPTFLYAVPSLFEKIYKNFVRAAHQSGRGALFERAVQTAKDFAAAGERQRLGTGSGPGFDLKLQHALYEKTVYRKLRATLGGRVCGAVSGGSPLNRDLALFYAGIGILVHDGYGLTETSGGITAQPVGRAKFGTVGQALPGTDIRVADDGEILVWGPSVFQGYINDDAATQASFQDGWLATGDIGHLDTERYLTITGRKKDIIITSGGKSVAPAALEERLRVHPLIHQAVIVGDNRPCVGALITLDPDFLAHWRGTWTKGEAAAPRDAREENELREEVRRAVAAANSTVSPTESIRVFRVLPEPFDLANGLLTPSMKLRRDAISQRFAAEIDAMYQTSSRLPREYTPNEPSVWEDSDNVFR is encoded by the coding sequence ATGCACGCGTTCGAACTTCCTCCACCGGCCACCGGCGTCATGCAGGGGGGACTCGCCGACAGTCTCTTCGAGACGGCACGGCGTGAGCCGGCACTCGCCCAGGTGGCGCGCCGTCTCGACGGGGCCTCCGGCATCTGGGCACCGATCACCGCGGCCGAGCTGTGGGACGAGGTCCAGGACGTCGCCAGGGGGTTGGTCGCCTCCGGGATACGCCCGGGCAACCGTGTCGCCATCATGGCCCGCACACGCTACGAATGGACCGTGCTCAGCTACGCGCTGTGGACGGTGGGCGCCGAGCTGGTCCCGATCTACCCGACCTCCTCGCACGAGCAGGTCGCGTGGATCCTGCGGGACGCGTCCTGCGTCGCCGTGGTCGTCGAGGACGAACAGGGCATCATGACCGTCGGCTCGGCCTGCGCGTCACTCCCCGCGCTGCGCCACGTCTGGCAGTTGGACGCCGGGGCCCTCACACAGCTCGCCGAACGCGGCCGGGTGATCCCACCGACGACGGTCGACTCGCTCCGCCGTATCGTGCTGCCCGACTCGACCGCGGTCATCGCGTACACCTCCGGCACGACGGGGACCCCGCGCGGCTGCGCCCTGACCCACCGCAGCCTGGCCGGCCCCGTCGACACGCTGCTCTCGGGCTGGAGACACACGGCCGCGCCCCCCGGCGAACAGCCCGCCATCCTCGCGTTCCTGCCGTTCTCCCACGTGTACGGGCTGATGATCCAGGGTCTGTGTCTGCGGGGCGGCATCCTGCTGGGTCACGAGCCCGACCTGGGCGAGGAGGCGCTCTCCGCGGCGCTCCTCTCCTTCCGTCCCACCTTCCTCTACGCCGTCCCGTCGCTCTTCGAGAAGATCTACAAGAACTTCGTGCGGGCGGCGCACCAGAGCGGGCGTGGCGCCCTGTTCGAGCGCGCCGTGCAGACCGCCAAGGATTTCGCCGCGGCCGGGGAGCGCCAGCGGCTGGGCACCGGGTCCGGCCCCGGCTTCGACCTGAAACTGCAGCACGCCCTCTACGAGAAGACCGTCTACCGGAAGCTGCGGGCCACCCTGGGCGGCAGGGTGTGCGGCGCGGTGTCGGGCGGTTCGCCGCTCAACCGGGATCTCGCGCTCTTCTACGCGGGCATCGGGATCCTCGTCCACGACGGCTACGGGCTGACCGAGACGAGCGGCGGCATCACCGCGCAGCCGGTGGGCCGGGCGAAGTTCGGAACCGTCGGGCAGGCGCTGCCGGGCACCGACATCCGGGTGGCCGACGACGGGGAGATCCTGGTCTGGGGGCCGTCGGTCTTCCAGGGGTACATCAACGACGACGCCGCCACCCAGGCTTCGTTCCAGGACGGCTGGCTCGCGACGGGCGACATCGGCCACCTCGACACGGAGCGGTATCTGACCATCACCGGCCGCAAGAAGGACATCATCATCACGAGCGGCGGCAAGAGCGTGGCACCGGCCGCCCTCGAAGAGCGGCTGCGGGTCCATCCGTTGATCCACCAGGCGGTGATCGTGGGCGACAACCGGCCGTGCGTGGGCGCCCTCATCACGCTGGACCCCGACTTCCTCGCGCACTGGCGCGGGACGTGGACCAAGGGCGAGGCGGCGGCTCCCCGGGACGCCCGGGAGGAGAACGAGCTGCGGGAGGAGGTCAGGCGGGCGGTGGCCGCGGCCAACAGCACCGTCTCCCCCACGGAGTCCATCAGGGTGTTCCGCGTCCTGCCGGAACCCTTCGACCTGGCCAACGGGTTGTTGACGCCTTCGATGAAACTGCGACGGGACGCCATCTCGCAGCGGTTCGCCGCCGAGATCGACGCCATGTACCAGACGTCCTCGCGCCTGCCGCGCGAGTACACGCCGAACGAGCCCTCGGTCTGGGAAGACTCGGACAACGTGTTCCGCTGA
- a CDS encoding carboxylesterase/lipase family protein encodes MTAAEDRVAETDRGRVEGAARGEVISFRGIPYAASPVGDLRFAPPRPHPGWTGTREAVHAGVAVPQAASRLERVMGRRVPDWREDGSLTVNVHTPSAAFGNGASRPVLVWWHGGGFTSGSGGWDWYDGSGLAALGDIVVVTANYRVGPLGYLYLPEIGAANLGGRDQAAVLRWVRDNIASFGGDPRVVTVGGQSAGAYSALSLALDPRTSELVTGLLLQSGPFGLTPQDPQDAAEHAEAYLRLLGVPDGADVAKALRALPVERLLSAYGRLAGHLSVPGDAAPPMYPVLGGPGVPRGFQRAIEDGALEGKAVLIGTTRDEATAFTAFDPRIQNLTSAGVLDLLTARFGEQAHDIHRRYAVRLPGATPAQLFTAVQTDRLFRDDSLRIADHHAAGGDATYVYRFDRRPAGDEFALGATHCAELPFLFNTFDAYPDSPMLGTTGDADRALGESFATAVAAFVTTGAATDWPPYAPATAARVRHFG; translated from the coding sequence GTGACGGCTGCCGAGGACCGCGTCGCGGAGACGGACCGGGGCCGGGTCGAGGGGGCCGCGCGAGGTGAGGTGATCTCCTTCCGGGGCATCCCCTACGCCGCCTCGCCGGTCGGTGACCTGCGGTTCGCCCCGCCCCGGCCGCACCCGGGATGGACCGGGACGCGGGAGGCGGTTCACGCCGGGGTCGCGGTCCCCCAGGCGGCGTCCCGGCTGGAGCGGGTGATGGGGCGCCGTGTGCCGGACTGGCGGGAGGACGGCAGTCTGACCGTCAACGTCCACACTCCGTCGGCAGCCTTCGGGAACGGCGCGTCCCGGCCGGTCCTGGTGTGGTGGCACGGAGGCGGCTTCACCAGTGGCTCCGGCGGATGGGACTGGTACGACGGGAGCGGACTGGCCGCACTCGGAGACATCGTGGTGGTGACCGCGAACTACCGCGTGGGTCCGCTCGGTTACCTGTACCTGCCGGAGATCGGCGCCGCCAACCTCGGAGGCCGGGACCAGGCCGCCGTGCTGCGCTGGGTGCGGGACAACATCGCCTCCTTCGGAGGTGATCCGCGCGTGGTGACGGTCGGCGGGCAGTCCGCCGGGGCGTACTCGGCACTGTCGCTGGCGCTCGATCCGCGGACGTCGGAACTCGTGACCGGGCTGCTGCTGCAGAGCGGCCCCTTCGGCCTGACGCCTCAGGACCCGCAGGACGCGGCCGAGCACGCCGAGGCCTACCTGCGGCTGCTCGGTGTGCCGGACGGCGCGGACGTCGCGAAGGCGTTGCGCGCGCTGCCCGTCGAGCGGCTGCTGTCCGCCTACGGCCGGCTCGCCGGCCACCTCTCGGTGCCGGGCGACGCCGCCCCTCCGATGTATCCGGTGCTCGGGGGTCCAGGCGTACCGCGCGGCTTCCAGCGGGCGATCGAGGACGGCGCGCTGGAGGGCAAGGCCGTGCTGATCGGCACCACCCGGGACGAGGCCACGGCCTTCACCGCCTTCGACCCCCGGATCCAGAACCTCACCTCCGCCGGCGTGCTGGACCTCCTGACCGCCCGGTTCGGCGAACAGGCCCACGACATCCACCGGCGCTACGCCGTCAGGCTCCCGGGGGCCACTCCGGCGCAGCTCTTCACCGCGGTGCAGACCGACCGGCTGTTCCGCGACGACTCGCTGCGGATCGCCGACCACCACGCGGCCGGAGGCGACGCGACCTACGTCTACCGGTTCGACCGCCGGCCGGCCGGGGACGAGTTCGCCCTGGGCGCCACGCACTGCGCCGAACTGCCCTTCCTCTTCAACACCTTCGACGCTTACCCGGACAGCCCGATGCTGGGCACGACCGGCGACGCCGACCGGGCCCTGGGGGAGAGCTTCGCGACCGCGGTCGCCGCGTTCGTCACGACCGGCGCGGCGACCGACTGGCCGCCCTACGCACCCGCGACGGCCGCCCGTGTCCGGCACTTCGGCTGA
- a CDS encoding helix-turn-helix transcriptional regulator — MSLEAAGVSVTEEFVYRHLVTTGRASARDVAERTGLSHAEAEQALEALSAKGMASHTDVLPRTFQATPPDVALMPRLKRNADALDLARAEATSLLQAYRDTMRRQDASELIEVIIGAEALRQHLRHIQASVQDEMLWFCKAQYVAMPSGSNSSEFEALARGVRYRVLYEKAFFDDAGAVDNVVAGVRAGEVARAVPHLPLRLAVADRAIAVCPLVPGGPQGSPDEPTAALVRDSNLLAALIALFERYWEDAVPLDVDDAGAVAGTDGVGAADPLSATDRRLLSLLVAGVADKAIATQMGLSRRTVQRHIQHMMELAGAATRMQLAWQAARRGWL; from the coding sequence GTGTCGCTTGAGGCGGCAGGGGTGTCGGTGACCGAGGAGTTCGTCTACCGCCACCTGGTGACGACGGGCCGGGCCTCGGCGCGGGACGTCGCCGAACGCACCGGTCTGAGCCACGCGGAGGCCGAGCAGGCGCTCGAAGCGCTCTCGGCCAAGGGCATGGCCAGCCACACGGACGTGCTCCCCCGCACCTTCCAGGCCACCCCGCCCGACGTCGCGCTGATGCCACGGCTCAAGCGGAACGCCGACGCGCTGGACCTCGCCAGGGCGGAGGCCACCAGTCTGCTGCAGGCCTACCGCGACACGATGCGCAGGCAGGACGCCAGCGAACTGATCGAGGTCATCATCGGGGCCGAGGCGCTGCGCCAGCATCTGCGCCACATCCAGGCGAGCGTGCAGGACGAGATGCTCTGGTTCTGCAAGGCCCAGTACGTGGCGATGCCGTCGGGCAGCAACAGCTCGGAGTTCGAGGCACTGGCGCGAGGGGTGCGCTACCGGGTCCTGTACGAGAAGGCCTTCTTCGACGACGCGGGCGCCGTGGACAACGTGGTGGCCGGGGTGCGGGCCGGGGAGGTCGCACGCGCGGTCCCCCATCTGCCGCTGCGCCTGGCCGTCGCGGACCGCGCGATCGCGGTCTGCCCGCTCGTGCCGGGCGGCCCGCAGGGCAGCCCCGACGAGCCGACCGCCGCGCTGGTACGGGACAGCAATCTGCTGGCCGCTCTCATCGCGCTGTTCGAACGCTACTGGGAGGACGCCGTCCCGCTGGACGTCGACGACGCGGGCGCGGTGGCCGGCACGGACGGTGTCGGCGCGGCCGACCCGCTCTCGGCCACGGACCGGCGGCTGTTGTCCCTCCTCGTGGCCGGTGTCGCCGACAAGGCGATCGCCACGCAGATGGGTCTGAGCCGCCGTACCGTGCAGCGTCACATCCAGCACATGATGGAACTCGCCGGCGCGGCCACCCGGATGCAGCTCGCCTGGCAGGCGGCACGCCGGGGATGGCTCTGA
- a CDS encoding class I SAM-dependent methyltransferase yields the protein MVEHDAFSATREAYDAAASTYARLFGDSLRDSPLDRGILGVFAELVGADGGGRVADVGCGPGHVTAHLDGLGLAAFGVDASPAMIELARQAYPGLRFDVGAMTALDLADGTLDGVLSRWSVIHTPPRELPAVLAEFHRVLAPGGHLLAGFSATDGPSHPTQVFDHAVAPAYRWWPDHLAALLRESGLTEVARLVREPLPTDRRQFQEVHLLARKV from the coding sequence ATGGTCGAACACGATGCTTTCAGTGCCACCCGCGAGGCCTATGACGCGGCGGCTTCCACGTACGCGCGGCTCTTCGGTGACAGCCTGCGGGACAGTCCCCTGGACCGCGGCATCCTCGGCGTCTTCGCCGAACTCGTCGGTGCGGACGGGGGCGGGCGGGTCGCCGACGTGGGCTGTGGGCCCGGGCATGTCACCGCTCATCTGGACGGACTGGGGCTGGCGGCGTTCGGTGTCGACGCCTCTCCCGCGATGATCGAGCTGGCTCGGCAGGCCTACCCGGGACTGCGCTTCGACGTCGGCGCGATGACCGCGCTGGACCTCGCGGACGGCACGTTGGACGGCGTCCTGTCCCGCTGGTCCGTCATCCACACGCCCCCGAGGGAACTCCCCGCCGTCCTCGCCGAGTTCCATCGCGTGCTGGCACCCGGCGGGCACCTGCTGGCGGGCTTCTCGGCGACCGACGGTCCGTCCCACCCGACGCAGGTCTTCGATCACGCGGTCGCGCCGGCCTATCGGTGGTGGCCCGACCATCTCGCCGCGCTGCTGCGCGAGTCGGGGCTGACCGAGGTGGCCCGCCTGGTGCGCGAGCCCCTGCCCACCGACCGACGGCAGTTCCAGGAGGTCCACCTGCTCGCCCGCAAGGTCTAG